A genomic region of Oscillatoria salina IIICB1 contains the following coding sequences:
- the cas7d gene encoding type I-D CRISPR-associated protein Cas7/Csc2, which yields MSLLKTIDSKFFHTEIPYKPMGKYVHFLTLRVTESYPLFQTDGELNKARVRAGIDNRQPISRLSMFKRKQSTPERLVGRELLRKYELVKPEECEYNVEFGMDNPDCIIYGFAIGDSGSEKSKVVVDTAFSITPFDESHETFTLNAPYENGTMASKGEKGSKPGEVTSRINQQDHIRPQVFFPSIVTLKDPTEASFLYVFNNILRTRHYGAQTTRTGRVRNELLGVVFADGEIVSNLRWTQAIYDRLPKDILTSIDPLDEDLVMEKATEAIQALMADEFIVYTDFIGEAFQPLITEVKALTATEKGILSILQQADTETKAYAKKHIGEKKKKTAKSK from the coding sequence ATGTCATTACTTAAAACCATCGACAGCAAATTTTTCCACACCGAAATTCCCTACAAACCAATGGGAAAATACGTTCACTTTCTAACTCTCAGAGTCACAGAATCTTATCCCCTATTTCAAACCGACGGAGAACTAAATAAAGCCCGCGTTCGCGCCGGAATTGACAACCGTCAACCAATTAGTCGTCTCTCAATGTTTAAACGCAAACAATCAACACCAGAACGTTTAGTTGGTCGCGAATTACTGCGTAAATATGAACTTGTTAAACCAGAAGAATGCGAATATAACGTTGAATTTGGCATGGATAATCCTGACTGTATCATCTACGGCTTTGCCATTGGTGATTCTGGTTCCGAAAAGTCCAAAGTTGTTGTTGACACAGCATTTTCTATTACACCTTTTGACGAATCTCATGAAACATTTACTCTCAACGCACCTTATGAAAATGGTACAATGGCATCGAAAGGGGAAAAAGGTTCTAAACCGGGTGAAGTTACCAGTCGTATCAATCAACAAGATCATATCCGTCCCCAAGTGTTTTTTCCTAGTATTGTCACCTTAAAAGACCCCACAGAAGCTAGCTTTTTGTATGTTTTTAATAACATCTTGCGAACTAGACACTATGGCGCACAAACAACTCGTACCGGACGAGTAAGAAATGAGTTATTAGGTGTCGTTTTTGCCGATGGTGAAATTGTTAGTAATTTACGCTGGACACAGGCAATTTACGATCGTCTTCCGAAAGACATTTTAACATCAATCGATCCCCTCGACGAAGATTTAGTAATGGAAAAAGCAACTGAGGCAATTCAAGCTTTAATGGCAGATGAATTTATCGTTTATACTGACTTTATTGGCGAAGCATTTCAACCTCTAATCACAGAAGTAAAAGCACTCACAGCAACCGAAAAAGGTATTCTTTCTATTTTGCAACAAGCTGACACTGAAACCAAAGCTTACGCTAAAAAACATATAGGTGAGAAGAAGAAAAAAACAGCAAAATCAAAGTAA
- the cas2 gene encoding CRISPR-associated endonuclease Cas2, whose protein sequence is MFVVISYDISEDKRRTKIHNILKSYGQWMQYSVFECDLTKTQYAKLRSRLRKLIQPETDSIRFYFLCGCCQGKIERIGGEMPRDETIFFAEAADG, encoded by the coding sequence ATGTTTGTTGTCATCAGCTACGACATTTCCGAAGACAAACGCCGTACCAAAATTCATAACATCCTGAAATCCTACGGACAATGGATGCAGTATAGCGTCTTCGAGTGCGACCTCACCAAAACTCAATATGCCAAACTGCGATCGCGTCTGCGAAAATTGATTCAACCAGAAACCGACAGCATCCGCTTTTACTTCCTCTGCGGCTGCTGTCAAGGTAAAATCGAACGTATCGGTGGCGAAATGCCTCGCGACGAAACAATTTTCTTTGCAGAAGCTGCGGATGGGTAG
- the cas4 gene encoding CRISPR-associated protein Cas4 encodes MNNLDYLTIASLNQYSYCPHRYWRMFCTGEFVDNEYTIEGTSLHDRVHTLGDGHREETWQIRAIWLKSEKYHLIGKADLIEADSGQFYPVEYKRGKKGEWDNDELQLCAQALCLEEMTGKPVNIGYIYHAHSHQRQLVEISAELRQQATATITAIQTLLASGTIPPAVYSSRCQGCSLYSRCLPQAAKKVEHYQEAL; translated from the coding sequence ATGAACAACCTCGATTATTTAACCATAGCCTCACTCAACCAATATTCTTATTGTCCCCATCGCTACTGGCGAATGTTTTGTACAGGCGAATTTGTCGATAACGAATATACCATCGAAGGAACCAGTTTACACGATCGCGTCCACACTCTCGGCGACGGACATCGTGAAGAAACCTGGCAAATTCGCGCGATTTGGCTGAAATCAGAAAAATATCATTTAATTGGCAAAGCTGACCTCATTGAAGCCGATTCCGGACAATTTTACCCCGTAGAATACAAACGAGGTAAAAAAGGCGAATGGGATAACGACGAATTGCAACTATGCGCCCAAGCTTTATGCTTAGAAGAAATGACCGGAAAACCTGTCAACATCGGCTATATTTACCACGCCCACTCACACCAACGCCAACTTGTCGAAATCTCCGCAGAATTGAGACAACAAGCAACAGCCACAATTACCGCTATTCAAACCTTACTCGCTTCCGGCACGATTCCGCCAGCCGTCTATAGTTCACGCTGTCAAGGTTGTAGCCTTTATTCACGCTGCTTACCCCAAGCAGCGAAGAAAGTCGAACACTATCAAGAAGCATTGTAA
- the cas5d gene encoding type I-D CRISPR-associated protein Cas5/Csc1, with protein sequence MTIIYRCQIELHDSLYFATREIGRLYETEPVLHNYALCYALGLVDSETYATNVSEEDSYRYFCSEQVPKYEAHLTPLNEQKIYVTPARSLSHSAILNTWKYANNNYYVEMQKTQKNIPSFGRTKEIAAESKFEFFLLSKNQLKLSRWIRLGKWMSKAEVDMKELSKPQTKSGVFTYPYPLNPLDVMFTHQVISYDVVNMPPVSLIRNVKMRGEYYQLDEIKGLKIPARMEYRFSAQA encoded by the coding sequence ATGACAATTATCTATCGCTGTCAGATTGAACTTCACGATAGCCTCTACTTTGCAACTCGTGAAATTGGACGACTGTACGAAACTGAACCTGTATTACACAATTATGCACTTTGTTATGCACTAGGATTAGTTGATAGCGAAACTTATGCTACTAACGTTTCTGAAGAAGATTCCTATCGCTATTTTTGCTCCGAACAAGTACCTAAGTATGAAGCCCATTTAACCCCACTCAATGAACAAAAAATTTATGTAACCCCAGCGCGATCGCTCTCACATTCTGCTATACTTAATACGTGGAAGTATGCCAACAATAACTACTACGTGGAAATGCAAAAAACTCAGAAAAATATTCCCAGTTTTGGCAGAACTAAAGAAATAGCTGCGGAAAGTAAATTTGAGTTTTTTCTCCTGAGCAAAAATCAACTAAAATTATCACGTTGGATTCGTTTAGGCAAGTGGATGAGTAAAGCAGAAGTGGACATGAAAGAACTGTCTAAACCTCAAACAAAATCTGGTGTGTTTACTTATCCTTATCCTTTAAATCCTTTAGATGTGATGTTTACTCATCAAGTAATCAGCTATGATGTAGTAAATATGCCGCCTGTGAGTTTAATTCGTAACGTAAAAATGCGAGGAGAATATTATCAGTTGGACGAAATTAAAGGACTGAAAATTCCTGCACGTATGGAGTATCGTTTTAGCGCGCAAGCATAA
- the cas6 gene encoding CRISPR-associated endoribonuclease Cas6, producing MPYSLVLNLIPLSPISPNYLSGRHLHALFLTLVSSVDKELGNYLHDSQSGKAFTLSPLQIKARSRQTLQWEHQKSIPPGTSCWWRISLLDETIFGKLTELWLNLNPDRAWHLGSADLKITSILGTPQSMQPWANSCPYEQLYDRASETTNQISLNFATPVAFRQGKYDNALPNSESVFNSLLNRWHKYSGIEFSEIDFETIFPSYFNINTAIVADSRSKFIGCVGEISYRIFGKLDPIVIKQINTLADFALYSGIGRKTTMGMGMVRRI from the coding sequence ATGCCTTACAGTTTAGTTCTCAACCTAATCCCTCTATCTCCTATTTCTCCAAATTACTTGAGTGGGAGACATTTACACGCTCTTTTTCTAACTTTAGTGAGTTCTGTTGACAAAGAGTTGGGTAACTATTTACATGATTCTCAATCGGGTAAAGCATTTACTCTTAGTCCTTTACAAATTAAAGCGCGATCGCGTCAAACTTTGCAATGGGAACATCAAAAATCTATCCCCCCCGGAACTTCTTGTTGGTGGCGAATTTCTCTGCTTGACGAGACAATTTTCGGCAAATTAACTGAACTGTGGCTAAACTTAAATCCCGATCGCGCTTGGCATTTAGGCTCGGCTGACCTTAAAATTACCAGTATTCTGGGAACACCGCAATCGATGCAGCCTTGGGCGAATTCTTGTCCTTACGAGCAATTGTACGATCGCGCCAGCGAAACCACCAATCAAATTTCCTTGAATTTCGCCACACCCGTAGCGTTTCGTCAAGGAAAGTACGACAATGCACTGCCAAATTCCGAAAGTGTCTTTAATAGTTTACTCAATCGTTGGCATAAGTATAGCGGAATTGAATTCTCCGAGATCGATTTCGAGACGATTTTTCCCAGTTATTTCAACATAAATACCGCAATTGTTGCTGACTCTCGCAGTAAATTTATTGGCTGCGTTGGCGAAATTAGTTACCGCATCTTTGGCAAACTCGACCCAATTGTCATCAAACAAATTAATACTTTAGCAGATTTTGCCCTTTATTCAGGTATTGGGCGCAAAACCACAATGGGAATGGGAATGGTAAGGAGAATTTAA
- the cas1d gene encoding type I-D CRISPR-associated endonuclease Cas1d yields the protein MGTVYVTQEDAFVGKIDERLHVKANKTKLIDVPLIKIDGVVLLGRATVSPAVVTELLQRNIPLSYFTHTGRYLGRLEPEVTKNIFLRKAQWNAAGETPQAIHLVQGFVRGKLKNYRNSLRRRDRENSHQKLQTGITQIEQALAPIETTNNINSLRGLEGAGSKAYFGCFNQLIKNADFEFKKRKRRPPTDPVNSLLSFGYSLLRHDIQSAVNIVGFDPYLGYLHLEHYGRPSLALDLMEEFRPLVVDAVVLSALNKRSLTLDDFTSEPLSEAVSLTKDGLKTFLRLYEQKKQSKFKHPVLKRQCTYQEAFEIQARLLAKYLMGETDKYPPLVLI from the coding sequence ATGGGAACAGTATATGTGACTCAAGAAGATGCCTTCGTTGGCAAAATTGACGAACGTCTCCACGTCAAAGCTAACAAAACCAAACTCATAGACGTTCCTCTGATTAAAATCGACGGCGTAGTATTATTAGGACGCGCCACCGTTTCCCCCGCAGTCGTCACCGAATTGCTACAACGCAACATTCCCCTCAGCTATTTTACTCATACCGGACGCTACCTCGGTCGTCTCGAACCTGAAGTTACCAAAAATATCTTTCTTCGCAAAGCCCAATGGAACGCAGCCGGAGAAACACCCCAAGCCATTCATCTCGTTCAAGGATTTGTTCGAGGGAAACTCAAAAACTATCGTAACAGCTTGCGAAGACGCGATCGCGAAAATTCTCACCAAAAGCTACAAACCGGAATTACTCAGATCGAACAAGCATTAGCCCCAATCGAAACTACCAACAATATTAACTCCCTCCGTGGCTTAGAAGGAGCAGGAAGCAAAGCTTATTTCGGCTGCTTCAACCAACTAATTAAAAACGCCGATTTTGAATTTAAAAAGCGCAAACGCCGTCCACCAACCGATCCTGTTAACTCCTTACTCAGCTTTGGTTACTCTCTGTTGCGTCACGATATCCAAAGCGCAGTCAACATCGTTGGCTTCGATCCTTATCTAGGATACCTCCACCTCGAACATTACGGTCGTCCCTCACTAGCATTGGATTTGATGGAAGAATTTCGTCCCTTAGTTGTCGATGCAGTCGTCTTGAGTGCCTTGAATAAGCGATCGCTAACCTTAGACGATTTTACCAGCGAACCCCTCAGTGAAGCAGTTTCCTTAACCAAAGACGGACTGAAAACCTTTCTCCGTCTCTACGAACAGAAAAAACAAAGCAAATTCAAACATCCAGTCTTGAAACGTCAATGTACCTATCAAGAAGCCTTTGAAATTCAAGCCCGACTTTTAGCTAAATACCTCATGGGCGAAACCGACAAATATCCACCCTTAGTCCTAATTTAA